In Deltaproteobacteria bacterium, the genomic window CTGCTATCGGTAGTGGGCTACTCGATCGTTCTCTGGGCCATGTCACAGGCCGCGATGGCTCCTGTGATTGCTCTGCGCGAGACAAGTGTTGTATTTGCTGCACTTATAGGGTCGGTCTTTCTTGGGGAAGGTTTTGCAGGCAGACGAGTTGCCGCCGCGGTCGCCGTGGTGATAGGTATCGTTCTTTTGGGAACAACAGCCAAATGAGAGAACTGCGGACGCTGGCAGCGTCTGAGTCGACCCCAGGAGCTGCGCTACCTTACAAGTATCGACGAGTATCATAGACTGCACGGGAATTCTGTATAAAGGAGGATACATTTATGAGTACACAGAGTGACGAACGAGCGAACGCCCGGGCGCGGGAGAAGAGCCTAGGTTTTGTTGGTCGGCCTCGGTTCGAGGACTATCGTGAGAAATACGCAAAGTTTTTCAAGATGGAGCGCCGCAATGGCATCCTTCAGGTCCAAATGCACAGCGACGGTGGGTCGGTTGTGTACGGCCTTCCCATTCATAACGCGTGGTCACAGTTATGGATGGAGATCGGCAATGACCCTGACAATGAAGTGCTGATCTTCGGCGGCGCCGGGGACCAGTGGATCGCCGGGTTTGACCCGGAAATGTCCAAACTGGCGCTCCATGAGTTACCATCAGACGCGTTCTACGACCAGATCTACTCAGACGCGACGAAACTGCTCGAAGCCTTCATTTTCAATATCGACATTCCCACCATTGCTTGTATCAACGGCGCGGGGTTGCACACCGAATTCGCACTCTTGTGCGACATCACACTCTGTGCACAACACGCGGAACTGTTCGATCCACACTTTAAGTTTGGCCTTGTGCCGGGCGACGGCCAGGGGCTGACATTCCAGGAATTGATGGGAACCAAGCGCGCAGCCTACTATCTATACACCAGTGACAAGGTCAACGCTGAGATGGCCAAGGAGATGGGCCTGGTGAACGAGGTGTTGCCGCTTGAGCGCTTATATCCACGGGCATGGGAAATTGCTGAGCTGATCATGAAAAAGCCACGTGCCATCCGCCGCATGACCAGTGCCGTGTTACGACGCCAATGGAAGCGACGACTGGTGGATGATCTCGGCTTCCACATCGCGCATGAGCTACTCGGCATGCATTTGAACAAAGCGGAGTAATCTTCAGCAAGGGCGAGACTATTCTGTCACTCAATGCAATCACGGATACACTGCAGGATCGTGTCATTCTCAGGCCAAGAATCTCAGAGGAGAAGGATCTCTCCCCTTCCGCCCCTGAGACTCTTCGTCGGTGTCCTCCTCAGAACGACAGTCCCTCAAACTCCTTGTGACTCTACGTCGCTACATACCGACCTTCAGCGAAGCGAGTGGGGTGCGGTCGACCACCGGGAGTCGAGCGACACCGGATTGCAGCTTGACCGACCCAGGGAAGCGCTGGAAGGGATCGGGGAGATCTAACTGTTTGGCGTACTCGCGTATAGCGGGTGCGACTTCCTGGGCGAACAAGCGCATGCTGTTCTTGCGCTCCTCGTTCGTCACGGTTCCTTGTACCTGGAAGACCGTGAGGATGCTGACCCGCAACAATTGCAAGATGGTTTTGACTTTCTCGATCACCGTCTTGGGCGAGCCAACGATCATGAGGTGGTCCTTCTGGGCCTTGTCATAGGCGGCCATCAGTTTGCGTCGGACCTCATTCAGATCTTTACCATCGTATGCACTCTGGCCTGCCTGCGCGGCCTTGAATCTCTCGGCGTTCACACCTACCCAACCACCACTAGGCATACGCGCGAGGCGTCGAATCGCGTCTTTTGAATTATAGCCAGGCGGTACAGTATGCTCAGGTCGAGAGAACGCCCCAGGACCGCCGCCGAACATGAAGCCTTTGCCCAGCTCTTGGGCTTTCTCATCAGTATCAGCGACAAACACACTCATCAGGTAGCCGAAGTTCTCTGGGCCAGCTTGGTAACCGTTCTTGGCAGCGACATCGGCATAGAAGTCCCACATATCGCAGGTTGGCCCCAACGCCGTGACTAAGCCCATGTACGGATAACCCCGTTCCGCGCACCACTGCGCGGTTTCCGGGCTCAAGACTCCGGGAATCCACATCTGTGGATGCGGCTTCTGGTAGGGTAACGCCCACGGGTTCACGTGGCGATAATGAAAGTGTTTGCCTTCGTAACGCCATGGACCAGGTCTGGTCCATGCTTGAATAATGAAGTCATGCGCTTCGTTGAAGTATTCACGATTATAGGCCGGGTTCGCATTGTTGAAGAACTGCTCACTGCCAGCGCCACGCACCCAACCAGTGACAAGACGCCCGCGCGAGATCAGGTCGATCTCGGCCAGCTCTTCTGCCATGCGCAACGGATGTTTGATGACCGGCAAGGGATTTCCGATGAGCACGATCTTCGCACGTTTAGTAATACGCGCAAGGATCGCGGCTTCGACGTTCATGACACTACCCATGCAAAAAGGGTTGCCATGATGCTCATTGAGCATGAGCGCATCAAATCCGAGTTCCTCAGCATAGCAATACTCATCCAAGAAATAGTTGTAGTCCTGTGACGCCTTCTCGCGATCGAAATATGTGTTCGGTACGGCAAAGAACGCTTCATTCTTGAGCACCTCATCCTCGGGTACCCAGCGATAGGGGCGTTCGGTGAAATAGCCAATGATCATGTGCTTCTCCTCTCTCATAACGACCGGGCGAATGGGAATCTCCACAAGGGACAGGGTGCGGTCGCCGGTTCTTTGTGTTTCCCGTCCTCCCTGTCCTGCTCTCCAGTTCACGCATCGTAGCTCCGCAGCACCTGCCCCGGTAACCCACCCTGGTACTCATCATCCTGATAGAGAATGTTGCCGGATACGATGGTCGCCTTGATACCGTCGGCGTAGGCGACAAAGCGTTTCGCACCACCAGGCAGGTCATGCACGTATTCTGGATCGTGCGCATCGACGGTGTCAGGATCGAATAACACCAGATCGGCAGCCAATCCGTGCGCAATCTGACCGCGTTTCGGAATACCGAAGAAACGTGCGGGCTCCAGGGTCAGACGGCGCACGGCTTCTTCCAATGTCAACGCTTGTCGTTCACGCACCCATTTCCCTAACAGATAGGTTGCATAGGGTGCATCACAAAGCATATCCACATGTGCACCACCATCCGACAGGCCAATCATGAAACGTGGGTCGGTGATGAGGCGCTTGATGCCCTCGGGTTCATAGTTGAGTGCCTGGATATCGAAGACCAATTCAAGATTGTCCGCAAGCGCGAGATCAAGGAACACATCGATGGGGTGCTTCCCCTGTGCTTTGGCAAGATCACCAACGGTTTTCTTACTGTCGGCGACCGCTTTCACCGCTTCACTTTTGGCGTCGATCACGGTCATGCGTCCCCATTGACCGGCAAAGATGCGCCGTCGATCCATCTCTTCACGGAACGCTCGGCGGAAACCAGGATCCCGATAAATCTTGATTTGTTCTTCGACGCTCTTGTTGAACACTTGGTGCCACGTGGTGAAGACGGCAAAAATGAACGGATTGCGCATGTTGAACTGTATCCGCAGCGGTCGACACGAGACCTGTGGCACGGATTTGTCCCACCCGAGAATCGACTGCACTTTTTCAACGACACCGAGGTACGAATCCGGTCGCCCTGGTCGGTTAAACAACGCAAGCCATGTCACTGGTCGTGTGCTTTCTTTGACCAGGAACTCAAGGAGGTCGTACTCTTCATCTGCCATGTGCCCCGGTGTCTGGGCTGACAGTGCCAGTTCGATTGCACCCCTTCCCGCTTCGCGGAGCACCTGGCAGAAGGCTCTCAGTTCATCGCGACTTGCGTTACGGCACGCCAGTGGTCGACCGTGGTAGCCAATGTGGTTGTTAAGAATCGTGCTGGTAAAGCCAAAGGCACCAGCATTGATGGCATCACGCAGGAGTTGCTGCATGCGAGCAATCTCGTCAGCGTTGGCTGCACGTTCAAACGATTCCTCACCCATGACATAGTGCCGCAGCGGCGTCAGCGCTGCGAGTGAGGCGACGTTAATGCCTAGCCCACGTTTCTGCAATGCGTCCAGGTATTCAGCGTGACTTTCCCATTGCCAGTCGATGCCGCGCTGCATGACCTCAAAGGGAATGGCTTCGACATTGACGAGATCCCACATCAGGATGTCGCGCAGTTCGGGTCGCACGGGAGCGACACCAACACCACAGTTGCCCATTACGACCGTAGTGATGCCATGCCACGACGAACAGGTAATCAAGGGGTCCCAGGCCACCTGCGCGTCATAGTGAGTATGGGGGTCAATAAACCCTGGCGCCAGCACGAGACCATCCGCGTTGATCGTCTTGGCTGCAGCCTCGCCGTTGTGTTTCCCAACCGCGGCAATCGTCCCATCTTTCACCGCCACACTGCCACGAAAGCTGGGAGCGCCGGTACCGTCACAAATCCGCGCGTTGTTGATGAGTAAATCGTACATACACAGTCCCTCCTATTTCCTACTCCTGTGGGTAACGCCAAGGATTCGCTGGTTGAACTGCGGTCTCATCTAGGGTCCAGTGCGGCAGCGCGAATCCCTCACTTACTGTTTTGAAGATCAGACGAACACGAGTCCCAATTCCCACCTGCTTGATCATGTCAGGCGGCGCAAAGTCTCCCTTCGCGGTCAGCAGATTCCCCACCACCCGCAAGGCTTCGTGTTCGGACGGTTGGCCTTTTTGCGTGTCCAGGTCAACAAGCAAGATCATGTACGGGACGTACTGACGAAAAGCGGGCTGAATCGCATGATGAACTTCCACATACGAGTGTACGGTTCCTTTACCTTCGACGCTTACCCAATCGTATTCGCGATCCCGTGTCCACGGACAGGCAGTCGTCGGTGGATAGCGGAGCAGGCCAGACTTCTTGCCTCGTTGCAAGCGGAAGTCGCCCTTGGCGCAGTAGTTGAAGAAGGCCAGATTCTCCTTATCGACATCCTCAATCGTCAATCTCATGCCGAGATATTCACCTTGTAGCATCGTGTTGGTCCTCCTCTTGATGTGCCTTACCCGCGCTGCATCACCATTGCCGAACCCGTGCCTGGCATGGCCCAGCCAAGATTTGCACTCAGCTCCGCATCTTTCACTTGTCGGCAACCACCTTCGCGATAGTCATAAGTGTGTCGCCGTTTGCCGTTCGGGCCGATGGGACAGGAATCGTCGACGTTGCCACGTAACTGGCGTACGTTCTCGATGACCATATTCATTCCGTGCGTGTAGCCCTCACAGAGGTGACCACCAGACGTATTGTTGGGTCGCTTGCCGCCCAGTTCGATGATGCCACTGGAGACGTACTGGCCGCCCTCCCCTTTCTTGCAGAAGCCGTAATCCTCAAGTTGCAACATCGTCGTAAAGGTGAATGCATCATACGACCCCGTCAGGTCGATATCCTCCGGTCCCACACCCGCATTGGGCCAGAGAATGTCCTTCGCGTAATGGCCAGCAAC contains:
- a CDS encoding amidohydrolase family protein, producing the protein MYDLLINNARICDGTGAPSFRGSVAVKDGTIAAVGKHNGEAAAKTINADGLVLAPGFIDPHTHYDAQVAWDPLITCSSWHGITTVVMGNCGVGVAPVRPELRDILMWDLVNVEAIPFEVMQRGIDWQWESHAEYLDALQKRGLGINVASLAALTPLRHYVMGEESFERAANADEIARMQQLLRDAINAGAFGFTSTILNNHIGYHGRPLACRNASRDELRAFCQVLREAGRGAIELALSAQTPGHMADEEYDLLEFLVKESTRPVTWLALFNRPGRPDSYLGVVEKVQSILGWDKSVPQVSCRPLRIQFNMRNPFIFAVFTTWHQVFNKSVEEQIKIYRDPGFRRAFREEMDRRRIFAGQWGRMTVIDAKSEAVKAVADSKKTVGDLAKAQGKHPIDVFLDLALADNLELVFDIQALNYEPEGIKRLITDPRFMIGLSDGGAHVDMLCDAPYATYLLGKWVRERQALTLEEAVRRLTLEPARFFGIPKRGQIAHGLAADLVLFDPDTVDAHDPEYVHDLPGGAKRFVAYADGIKATIVSGNILYQDDEYQGGLPGQVLRSYDA
- a CDS encoding LLM class flavin-dependent oxidoreductase, which gives rise to MIIGYFTERPYRWVPEDEVLKNEAFFAVPNTYFDREKASQDYNYFLDEYCYAEELGFDALMLNEHHGNPFCMGSVMNVEAAILARITKRAKIVLIGNPLPVIKHPLRMAEELAEIDLISRGRLVTGWVRGAGSEQFFNNANPAYNREYFNEAHDFIIQAWTRPGPWRYEGKHFHYRHVNPWALPYQKPHPQMWIPGVLSPETAQWCAERGYPYMGLVTALGPTCDMWDFYADVAAKNGYQAGPENFGYLMSVFVADTDEKAQELGKGFMFGGGPGAFSRPEHTVPPGYNSKDAIRRLARMPSGGWVGVNAERFKAAQAGQSAYDGKDLNEVRRKLMAAYDKAQKDHLMIVGSPKTVIEKVKTILQLLRVSILTVFQVQGTVTNEERKNSMRLFAQEVAPAIREYAKQLDLPDPFQRFPGSVKLQSGVARLPVVDRTPLASLKVGM
- a CDS encoding enoyl-CoA hydratase/isomerase family protein, which gives rise to MSTQSDERANARAREKSLGFVGRPRFEDYREKYAKFFKMERRNGILQVQMHSDGGSVVYGLPIHNAWSQLWMEIGNDPDNEVLIFGGAGDQWIAGFDPEMSKLALHELPSDAFYDQIYSDATKLLEAFIFNIDIPTIACINGAGLHTEFALLCDITLCAQHAELFDPHFKFGLVPGDGQGLTFQELMGTKRAAYYLYTSDKVNAEMAKEMGLVNEVLPLERLYPRAWEIAELIMKKPRAIRRMTSAVLRRQWKRRLVDDLGFHIAHELLGMHLNKAE